A genomic window from Salvia hispanica cultivar TCC Black 2014 chromosome 5, UniMelb_Shisp_WGS_1.0, whole genome shotgun sequence includes:
- the LOC125187892 gene encoding loganic acid O-methyltransferase-like has translation MRESSPMNAGDGAYSYTKNSTVQRDAASGVKDAIKEAIMENFDIEKVLGGLTTFTIADLGCSVGPNTVFAMESLLETVEHKCRQQGLEDREFQLLFNDQIGNDFNTLFAALPQPRSYFAAAVPGSFYGRLFPCSSVHIAYSSFAIHWLSKVPDELQRKGSAAWNAGRIHYSDDSSEAVLEAYADQFQRDMEAFFRARAQEIVPGGVMVIVVPAVPDGAITFSGGVAFRFLESILSDMVKEGVIEQDQVDSFNVPNVYPCVKDLRRVVERNGCFEIVKMEFGEVSIGKVEPENSIMIIRAIFEGCMANHFGAMVVNQLFVRAMQNKLQFAEILNSAGIQGTISQIMVVLKRI, from the exons ATGAGAGAGTCATCTCCGATGAATGCAGGGGATGGGGCGTATAGCTACACCAAGAATTCAACTGTGCAG AGAGATGCGGCAAGTGGCGTAAAAGATGCAATAAAGGAGGCAATAATGGAGAATTTTGACATAGAAAAGGTATTAGGTGGTTTGACCACTTTCACCATAGCCGACTTAGGGTGTTCGGTGGGACCCAACACTGTCTTTGCCATGGAAAGCCTACTCGAAACAGTGGAACACAAGTGCCGCCAGCAAGGCTTAGAAGATCGGGAGTTCCAATTGTTGTTCAACGACCAAATCGGCAATGACTTCAACACCCTCTTCGCCGCCCTCCCTCAGCCAAGAAGCTACTTCGCCGCCGCCGTGCCAGGCTCTTTCTACGGCCGCCTCTTCCCTTGTTCCTCCGTCCACATAGCGTATTCGTCATTCGCGATCCACTGGCTGTCTAAGGTGCCGGATGAGCTGCAGCGGAAAGGCTCCGCGGCGTGGAATGCCGGTAGGATTCACTACTCGGATGACTCATCCGAGGCGGTTCTCGAAGCCTATGCGGATCAGTTCCAACGAGACATGGAGGCTTTCTTTAGAGCTAGAGCTCAGGAGATTGTGCCAGGTGGGGTGATGGTCATCGTCGTGCCCGCCGTCCCCGATGGAGCTATCACGTTCAGCGGAGGCGTAGCCTTTCGTTTCCTTGAGTCCATACTCTCGGACATGGTCAAAGAG GGAGTTATAGAGCAAGATCAAGTGGACTCGTTCAATGTTCCTAATGTATATCCATGCGTGAAGGATCTAAGGAGGGTTGTCGAAAGAAATGGGTGTTTTGAAATTGTGAAAATGGAATTTGGGGAGGTATCCATCGGCAAGGTGGAGCCTGAGAATTCAATAATGATTATTAGAGCAATATTTGAAGGATGCATGGCCAATCATTTTGGAGCTATGGTTGTTAACCAACTTTTCGTGAGGGCAATGCAAAACAAACTCCAATTTGCTGAGATTCTAAATTCAGCTGGGATTCAAGGGACTATTAGTCAAATCATGGTTGTGCTCAAGCGCATTTGA